A stretch of DNA from Methylogaea oryzae:
CTGCGACTGGATCGCCGAAGGCCTGATCCAGGCGTGCAACAACCTGAACATCCAGGTGCCGCTGATCGTGCGCCTGGCCGGCACCAACGTGGAGGAAGGCAAAAAGATCCTCAACGAATCCGGCCTCAAGTTCATCACCGCCGAAAACCTGGACGACGCGGCCGCCAAGGCCGTGGCAACGGCAAAAGGGTAAGCATCCATGAGCGTATTCGTTAACAAAAACTCCAAGGTCATTTTCCAGGGCTTCACCGGCGAGCACGCCACTTTCCACGCCCAGGACGCCATGAAAAACGGCACCACCGTGGTCGGCGGCGTTACGCCGGGCAAGGGCGGCACCACCCACCTGGGGCTGCCGGTGTTCGACACCGTGGCCGAAGCCGTGGCCGCCACCGGCGCCGACGTATCCGGCGTGTTCGTGCCGCCGCCCTTCACCGCCGACGCCTTGATGGAAGCCATCGACGCCGGCATCAAAGTGGCCGTCACCATCGCCGACGGCGTTCCCGTGCACGACATGGTCAAGCTGCAACGCTACCGCGTCGGCAAGGACGCGCTGATCATCGGCCCCAACACGCCGGGCATCATCACGCCGGGCGAGTGCAAGGTCGGCATCATGCCGTCGCAGATCTATAAGAAAGGCCGCGTCGGCATGGTGTCGCGCTCCGGCACCCTCAACTACGAGGCCACCGAGCAGTTGTCGGCCCTGGGGCTGGGCGTGACCACCGCCGTCGGTATCGGCGGCGATCCGGTCAACGGCATGGACTTCGTTTCCGTGTTGCAGGCCTTTGAAAACGATCCGGAAACCGACGTGGTGGTAATGATCGGCGAGATCGGCGGCCCGCAGGAAGTGGCCGCGGCCCGCTGGGCCAAGGAGAACATGAAGAAGCCGGTGATCGGCTTCGTCGCCGGCATCGCGTCGCCGCCGGGCCGCCGCATGGGCCACGCCGGCGCCATCATTTCCGGCGAGGCGGATACCGCCAGCGCCAAAATGGACGCCATGGAGGCCCTGGGACTGTATGTGGCGCGCAATCCGGCCCACATCGGCCAGGTGATCCAGAAAGCCATGAAGGACAACGGCTTGTAAGCCGCCGCTTCAGTCCTATGGGCAAACAACGGCACGCTTCGGCGTGCCGTTTTGTTTAGGAAGCTCGGATTAAATCGGCGCTTCCTGCGATACAGGGATGTGTCGCCCCGATCTCTGGCAAGTTCAGGAAGGACTTGTTCAGGGTTTCCTCAAGGGACGCCGGTTCATTCATCCACAAAAACCGTGGATGAAGCTGTGGATAAAACTGTGGGTTCGGCAGCAAGGCCAAGGCTGGCGCGGCCTTGGAGGGATTGATCGGAAAGTTGCCAGGACGAAGGTTTTTTTAAAACAGCTTTTTTCAACTTGTTGAATCAGCGCAAAAAAGCGTGCGAACGAGGGATCCTCCCCGTCGCGGCCCGTTAGCTTTTTGGCAATTTTTGCTAATGTGATGCTTGTCAAGTTCATCGGTGGATAAATCGGTTTAAGGGGGAGGGACGGCGCTATCTCCGCGACGCTGAGACCATAGCGCCAGGCGCCATCGAAACGACGCTCATCCACAAAAATCGTGGAAGAGTCTGTGGATAACGTTGTGGGTTTTGGCTCGAGGCCAGACGGGGCGCGGCCTCCGGCGGATTGGCCGGAAATTTGCCGATTGGCAGCGAGGGCCTTGCATGGTCGTCGCATGGGCCTGATAGCCGCCGCAGGCCTCATCGCGCGTTATGGTTTGAGGCCGCCGCGACGGGGAGCGTCGTGCGTTGCTCGGCGCGTTTGTCGCTGGGAGTTATTCATCCACAAAAACAGTGGAAGAACCTGTGGATAAGGTTGTGGGTTCCGCCGCGGGATGGCGTGGTGGCGCGGCTTCCATTGGATTGAGCAGAAACTTGCCAGACATCGGACGGTTTGTAGAAAGATTTTCTAAGGTGTTGAAAAACCATGGTAAACATGTCGCGCGCGCGGATTGGCGAATGGATTTCTCCGGTGGCATGGGCGAAATTCAGCGCCTTGCGGCTTGTCAAGGGTATCAGTGGATAAGTTCGTTCTTATTTTATTCAATGGTTTCGTCCCCAGCGGCGTGTGCGACGAGTTGGCCGGACGGAGCCTAGGCGTCCGCTTAATCGGCCGCGGGTGAGGGGATAGTCCGATGGAATTGGCAAACGACGACAATTTCGCCTGGGTCCACGCCTATTTCCGGCGGTTGTTGCTGGAGCCGGATCGGCACGGGCAGGCCTTAGTTGCTCAGGATCGGCTGGCGGCGGCGAGCACGGCTTTGCAGGACGCCGCGGACGCGACGGCGCTCAACGCTTGGCTGGACGAATACGCTTCCCAGGACGCCCAGCTGCGCTGCCGTAACGCGCTCTATCAACGCAAGTGTTCCCAAGGTTTGCAGCGGCTTAGCCTTAAGAAAGCGCTATACGGCGACTTGATGGCGTTGGCGGCGGACAAGGGTTACACCCTCAATCAGGCGGTGGAGTATTTGTTGGATTTGCATCGCAACGGCGGGCGTTCGGACGCGCCGCCGTCCGCCGATGACGCCTTAGTGACTAATTCGAGGTCTGGTGACGGCAAAATCGCCGAGTCGCCGTTGAGCGATGTGGACGAGGAGTACCGCGAACGGATGATTTTGTGGGCCATGAGCCGTTCCACCGGTTACAAGGACGACGATTAGGCATAGGGCGGAATATCTTAGTGGCTAATACGCGCTGGCCGGCGGGTTGTACAGGCAAAATTATTAGTTCCTAAGGCGGGTTTCAGGCCGAAGACGGCGGTATTAGTGCCTAATATTATGGCCGTGCGCACCGGTGGCTTAGTTCCTAAGATATCCTCGGCTTATTGGTAACGTAAGGCTTCGATCGGGCGCAAATAGGCCGCTTTGCGCGCGGGATAGTAGCCGAAAAAGACGCCCACCGTCGCGGCCACGCCGAAGGCCAGCAAAATGGACCACAGGGTCACCACCACCGTCGTATCCGCCGTGCGGCTGACGAGCCAAGCGCCGGCCACCCCCAGCCCCGCGCCGATCAGGCTGCCGGCCAGGGAGATGAGCAGGGCTTCCAGCAGGAATTGCAGCAGGATGTCGTTGCGGCGCGCGCCGATGGCCATGCGGATGCCGATTTCCCGGGTGCGCTCCGTCACCGACACCAGCATGATGTTCATGATGCCGATGCCGCCCACCAGCAAGGACACCGAAGCGATGGCGCCGAGCATGAGGGACATGGCCTTGGTGGTGCTGGCGGCGGCCTGGGCCTGGGCGGTGAGGTTGCGGATGGTGAAGTCGCCTTCCTGTCCTTGGCGGATGCGGTGGCGGATGCGCAGCAGTTCCGTCATGGCTTTCTCCAGCCGTGGCATGGCTTCGGGCGATGCGGCCTTGACCATGATATGCCGCACCATGCCGGGGAATTGGTTGCCGAACAATTGCCGTTGGGCGGTGGTCACGGGCACCAGAACCGTGTCGTCCTGGTCGCGGCCGTCCAGGCTTTGGCCTTTGGCGGACAACACGCCCAACACTTGGAACGGACTGTTCTTGATGCGCAGGGTCTTGCCCACCGGATTTTCCGCGCCGAACAGGTTTTTCGCCACGCTCTGGCCGAGCAAAGCGACGCGCGTGGAGGAGCGCACGTCGGCGTCGCTGAAGGCTTCGCCTTGCTCCAGCGGCCAATCGCGCACCGCCATGTAGCTGGGCGTGGTGCCCG
This window harbors:
- the sucD gene encoding succinate--CoA ligase subunit alpha — encoded protein: MSVFVNKNSKVIFQGFTGEHATFHAQDAMKNGTTVVGGVTPGKGGTTHLGLPVFDTVAEAVAATGADVSGVFVPPPFTADALMEAIDAGIKVAVTIADGVPVHDMVKLQRYRVGKDALIIGPNTPGIITPGECKVGIMPSQIYKKGRVGMVSRSGTLNYEATEQLSALGLGVTTAVGIGGDPVNGMDFVSVLQAFENDPETDVVVMIGEIGGPQEVAAARWAKENMKKPVIGFVAGIASPPGRRMGHAGAIISGEADTASAKMDAMEALGLYVARNPAHIGQVIQKAMKDNGL
- a CDS encoding ABC transporter permease, producing the protein MNLSSVLSEALQAMGANRLRTGLTMLGMIIGVGAVVLMLAVGQGAQAMVSESIASMGSNLFIVLSGSSTSSGGVRMGSGTTPTLTLNDAQAIAELPDAAGVAPNLSNTTQLVYGSNNWTSVVAGTTPSYMAVRDWPLEQGEAFSDADVRSSTRVALLGQSVAKNLFGAENPVGKTLRIKNSPFQVLGVLSAKGQSLDGRDQDDTVLVPVTTAQRQLFGNQFPGMVRHIMVKAASPEAMPRLEKAMTELLRIRHRIRQGQEGDFTIRNLTAQAQAAASTTKAMSLMLGAIASVSLLVGGIGIMNIMLVSVTERTREIGIRMAIGARRNDILLQFLLEALLISLAGSLIGAGLGVAGAWLVSRTADTTVVVTLWSILLAFGVAATVGVFFGYYPARKAAYLRPIEALRYQ